The Vanrija pseudolonga chromosome 1, complete sequence genomic sequence gcttcggcggcctcgagtgGCGCCCCGACCTCATCGGCCGCCTCCGCAAGGACTTTGGATCCACCGTCGCCTTTGGTATTGCTGGACGCGAcggcgtcttcctcctcaacggcatgcgcgaggtcgtcaagcGCTTccaggacgtcgaggcgggtATCGAGGTGCCAGCCCTCGCTTAGGTCGGTCGGGTTCCGAGCGGAATCTGACGCGATATGAGCGGGCCGTTGTACCCGTCGGAGCAGCATTGAGCATTGATCAGTAGTTTGTGTATGCAGCAGCTATCGAGAAGGTCACTTGTGCAAGGCAGTGTGGACGGTAGCCGCAGACATCAGGGCTAGTGGTTCCCCGATAGCTTTAGCACTACATAAGCATCCCGGCGTGCGCAGCTAACGGAGGACTGACTGACAAGACGTGGACCACAAATCGTGGCCCCACTCTCCACCCCTCACTCTCAATCCCAGATTAGGCAGCCAGAAGGAGGTCGTTGATAGAATCGCACAAGCTCCTGCATACACTACTCTAGCCCAAAATCCAACCCTACACTTGCCAGCAACGCGTCCATGCCGAGCCCCGGTAGCGCCATttgcagctcggcgtcagACAGCAGTGCAGGACCACTCCACGCATCCCACAGCCCCTGATCCGATAGTTGCGGTGAAGGCCCAGACGCAACCGCGTGCGACTGCCCGCTCATTGGGAGTGTTCCCATCTGGACTTGGGGCGTAAGGGACATGCTGCCTGACAACATTGTCGATGGCAGCGTGCCAGGGGTCTGGCCTGCTGACGTCCACCGAGCAGACTGGTCCACCTCCGGCTGGGCGCCAACCTTCGTTCGAACCTCGTTGGCAAGCGTGTGGTACGCCTCGTAGAAACGCTGAACGCCCACCCAGTTCGCGCAGAACCCCGCGAGTAACTGCTCAGTTTCGAGTACTTGCGCCAACGCCTCTCGCTTCCAGGCGTTGAGCGCAAGATTCCGTGGGTCTCCCTCTGCTTCCAGCAATGTGTATACCAGTGTCACGGCGGCCGTGACGATCGATGACAAGTGGACAAGATTCTCGGCCACGCCACGGTCCGATTGTAGCACCTTGAACAGCTGGATTGCACGGTAGGCTGTGCGACGTAGGGCCGTCATTCGCAAAGGATGTGTGTTGTTGAAGAGTGATGACGGTCGATACAGATTGGTCAAGAGGATGTTGTAGAACAGTTCAAACCAAGCGAACAGTTCTCCCTTCGAGTCTCTTGGGATGTCGCTGTACCAATCATCGATCATGTTGTGAATGTTGGCGAGCACTTGCTCGCGGTTCTCGTCAACGTCGGGGGGAGGTGAAAGGTAGACCTGGCTCAGGATTATCCCCGAAATCTTGCGCATCTTAATGGTGTGGTGAAAGAATGTTGTTGCGGTGAGGTAACCAAACAACGGTGTCGTTGCGTGGATGACGGTTGGCAGCTCAGTGGTAATGATCTCATCTGGGAGCAGGAGAGGCTTCGTCATCGTCAGAGCGACAACCCGGTCGAGGTTGTAGATGGCATAGAAGATCCGACGTCGTCtgtcgcgctcctcgagctgcaaGCTGGGATCCGGATCCTTGTGAAGTCCGAGTTCCAAGGCGTACTGCACCACGACACGAGCGACATGGTCGGGGGAAGTACGACCAAAGTCCAAGATGCAGTAGTTGCCAAAGGTCAGGATCCCGACGAGGCATTGCTGAGTGTGTAAGCGCGTGAAGCACGTATACATGCCTACCAAGTCGTCACCTCGGCAGACAGCAGGGAAATGCTCAAAGGCATACCTGCACAATGAGGCCGACGCATCGGTACGTGGGATTCGTCGCTGAGTCTCCTGGAGCGTGCAGCCGGCAGCCAGCATCATGGCGAGTCGGTACACCCTGTAGTCGGGTGACTTGAACGACGAGGGACCGGGTACATCCGGTGCAGTCATGGCATAGATGTCATGGAGGCTATGGGTTAGCGTCTCCCCCATAACAAGGACACCCACTCGCGGAGGACTTCGGACCTCTCGTGGATGGGATAGAAGCAAATGGTGTAGTCAAAGTAGAGGTTGACAAGACGCTCCGCAAGCTGCTTTGGCGGCCAGGCCGTGGACGACGGTGTATGCGATGCATGGCCGTCTGGGTCACTCTCGACAGCCGCGACCGTTCCCAGCTGCTGCAGGATGTTGGTGTGCAGGTTGATGCCGGTGTTGGCCGTGATGATCTGTCGGACCAGCCTCTCGGCCGGCGACGGACTGTCGGTGACGGGGAGGCCCGCTGCTGGCACCTCTGCGGGGGCGCTTGTCGCGCCGCCAGACGCCATGGGCACATCGTGCACTGAGATGTCTCCTCCATTTGCGACAGCCGTGCCTCCATCCCGTAGAACAGAGTTGAGCCTCGACTCTAGCCATTCGATCTGTTCACGCTGGGTGGCAATCTGGTCGCGGAGGGAACCGATATGCTCGAGCTGGCTCGAGTTCTCCGATAAGAGATTGGTCACAAACCTCATCCCGTCAGTGAACCACCGCGGCACACGACTCACTCGGGGTGTGCGTCGTACGACACGGCAATGTTGTACACGCACGACGTCTTGGCCCTCACACACGGACTACAGCTgggtcgagcgcgatcgcACTGGGTATGTCAGCGGCCACGAGGCGATTGACCGCGCCGAGATAAGCCCTCACCTTCTTCTTACGATGGTGACACCGCTGGCACGCGACGTCGGTGTTGTCGCTCGAGCGCATAGAGACGCGCGGCACCCCGCTGGGACCATTACGCCGGCGGATAGGTCCAGTACCACCTTCGCTGACGCCGTCAGAGGACGCATCGTTGACCATGGTGACAGGAGGTGATGGAGTGGGGAGAAAGAGAAGTGTCAGGAGTTGTGTCGGCGGGGTGGCCGAATAGTTTGGGGCAACACACCTACCCCGCAGAAGGACCGACAGGGTCAGGCGGCAACTCAACCGACAACCGGCTTCAGGAgtcctcgccaagctgcgcaaAGTGAAGGGCACTGACGACTTCGTACGGCCGAGCCCCGGAAGGTCCGAGAGTCGGCAGGGAGACAGCAGCTTCCACGTTGAAGGCTGGCCCTCGGGATGTGGACTCTCAAGTGCTAGACCACACCCATAACAAAATGCCACATGCCAAACCCATAATGTATTAGAAAAGCTGCATCCGCCAATTGAAATTCCATCCACTTTGCTGTTACAACGCGCATACTATTGCCTACTGCTTCTGCTCTGGAGCCCTCTCAATATCTGACCCGGTCTCTCCAGCCTcctgtcgctgctggcgcttgTACAAAAGGTGGATGCAAACCACTGTAGCAAGCGCGCAGAGCAAACTGCCGAGCAGCGTTGGGTATCCCTTGCGGAAGCTCGGCTGGTCGGACTGGAGGAACACGAGGTTTGGGAGCCACGTGTTGAAGGCGTAGAACGCAGTGTTGGTCATGccgaccacgacgccgcgctcctcggcactgGCTCCGCATATCTCGTTCAACCAGGTGTAGTAGAGCGAAGTGGCGAAGAAGAGCGGGTTGGCAAAGAAGGCAAAAATCTTGAGGCCCGCCGAGGGAGGCCAGGCAGTGAGGATAGCGTTGGGGATGACCTGACAAGACAGAATGACGGCGATAACCCAGAAGCGAGTACCTAGACGGTCGGAAAGGTAGCCAATGAGGAGCTGAACCGGAATCGACGCGACCCAAGAGCACGATGGGATGATGTTGCGCATGGACACGGAGAAgttctcggccttgaggtAGATGCCAAAGTAGTTGTAGCTCTGCACGCTAAAGCCGTAGAAGATGTAGCCCAGGGGAAGGAAGTAGATTCGCCAGTGCTTGAACATGGAGGCGAACTGGCCCCACTTGAGGTCGTTGAGGATGGGCTTGGTGCCATTGCGGGCCGAGCGCTCACGGGCAATGGcgatctcctcgtcggtgaggtACCACGCGTTGGCGTTGGACGGGAACTCGGGGACGAGGATGAAGACGAGAATGACGGCGGGGATAGTCATAGCACCGCAAACAATGTAGAGCCATCGCCAGCCTTGCATGCCGTGGGCACCGTTGAGGCCCTTGTAAACTGCAGTCTGGAGGTATCCGCTCATGGCTGTGGCGGGTTAGATTACATCCCACCAACTTCCGACAAACACTCACCCTGGCCCAAAGGCATGAAGCAGTACCACACAGCCATACGCTTGCCAAGTTCAGACTTGAGGTACCATGATCCCATGAGGAAGTAGCAAACCGGCTGGAAGGCGGCCTCGAAGAATGCGACGAAGAAGCGGAAGACGTAGACCTGAGTTGTCGAGGTTGCGGCGGCCTGCGCAAAGGTGAAGGCTGTCCAACCAATTTCACAACCCGCGAGCCACCAAGACGGGCGGACCTTCATCACGATGAGGTTGGAAGGGATTTGAAGCACACAGTAAACAGCGTTGTAGATTGTCAAGAGGCGCGTGTACTCGTTGCCAAACATCTTGAGATCCTCCTTCATTCCCGACTACCACTGTCAGCACAGCCCTCTTAACCCCTCCATTCTGCGATACGTACCACATACGCGTTGGTGAGGTTGGTCTGATCAATGTACTTCATGAGCCAGCCGAAGCAGAGGGCCGTGAGCATGTATGTGTCGAGTTTGCGGACCAGGCGACGCTCCGCCTCAGACTTGAGGTAGTAGTCGGGATCCCAGACAGCCGAGACAAACTTCTGCCACCGAGTGTACTCGATGGCAGACGGAGCAGTTGGTGCAGGCACCACTTTTTCCGTCGAGTCGCCCATCTTTTCGTCGTGGAGGGTGAGGTGCTTGGAGTCGGTGGCCATGGTCAAGAGCTGGTTCTTGTTCGCTGGTGCTGGAGCCGCGACAGAGCCTTCGTGTGTGGGGGGTCAACGGCGTCAGTTCAGCAGGTGGTTAGATATAGGAAATCAACATACGCAGCGCTGCACACACGTACTGATAGCGGATGTGGTTAACGTCCACCGACCACCTTGGCCCCGCAATGGCGGTGGGGGCACCGACACACCTGAGCTTGGCTGCCCTGACTCACCGACCACCGAGGTTGTCACAAGCGAGCACCgaggcacgccgccgtccagaTCCCGATACTCTTTGGCTTTCATCGGGAGGTGGCCGACGCGGTGCCCACACCGCTTGAAGACGGGTGAGTTGCCGAGCCTAGCTCCAACACACTATCTTGGAACCAGCCGTGTCGGAACATCACCAGCCTATTGTGCCGCGGAATGGATTGTGACCCTTATCATCTCACAGCTCGGTGCTAGGGTTGGCCACGTATACATAGATACAAGATACAGGTTGTCGGCGCAGCCTCCGACAGGTCCTTCGGCCGTACTGCGCCCTCGTTGGGGTCGATCAGGGGCTGCTAACATGTGCTCCCAGGCGAGTGATAGCCCGTGGGGCCGACATGCTTGGATGGGGACTAGGATAGTGGGGCACCCGTGACGGGCCCGTacaggtcgaggccgacattGGCAAACAGCTCGTCCATTCCGATGCCTGCGACTGCGAGCGCAAGGTTCTGCTCGCCAATgagcgccggtgccgcccATGCTTCCCACAACTCCCTCGGCAACGTTGTAGACTGAGCCGCTGGTGcgtccgtcgtcggcgagggtcgGAAATATGGCTGCGGGCCAGGGTCAAAGGCGGAGGCTGTGAATGCTGCCTGGTTGTGGCCTTGGCCACATCCATCGCATGGACCCGTGCCGTTTGCCTTTGACATGGCGCAGCACAGTGGATCGTTGCACTCGGCACCGGCACTGGCACTCGCATGGTGCTGCCCACCGTGCGCGTTGACATTCCCTCCGGCAGAAGGCTGGGCAGTCCATGGTACATTgcccggcgacgacgacactaCCAGTTTCGCTCGAGCCTGGTTTGCACAGCTGCTGAAGGCTGCCTTGAAGCGAGCGCCCCCCGGTGAGTGTTCGCAGTATTTCGACACGAacccctcgacctcggcgacctgggTAAGGGCTTCGTTGCGCCAGACGACGTTGTCAAAGTTTCGCAAGTCGCCGTCCGCCTCGAGAATCGTGTAGATGAGCGTGGCGGCAACGTTGATCAAGCACAGAAACTGCAGCGTGTTGGCAGCGTCGATCCCCTTTCCTGTCAATGATGTCTGGAGTTTAACCCCGGCATACGCATGGTGACGCAGAATAGGCATGCGCGATGCCTCGGTAGCTGGGGACAATGGCGAGGGGCGGTAGATGTTGACTTGAAGGGCGTGGTAGCACAGTTCGAAGAATGGCAAGACGGCGCCGGTGTCATCACGCGGGACCGAGGCGTACCAGTTATCGACGAGCACATGGATTCGTTGTTGGGTCTCGTGTGCGTCACCAAGTGGCGTGATGTACACGGCATCCGCAAGTATACCTGCCACCCGACGACCTGCAACAACCACCGCAAAGTAGTCGACTGGTGACAGGTAGCCCAAAAGTGGTGTCGATGTGTGAATGTGGGTGGGCAATGGCGTACTGATGAGCTGTTCGGGGATAGTGGCGGGCTGATTCAGTGCAGCCGACACCAACCTGTCGAGATTGTACACCGACCAGAagagtcgacgacggcgctgctgctgctcgggcgTGGTGTACGACCCCGGCTCCTCCTTGTGCAAGCCAATCTCGAGGGCGAACCGAGAGGCAACACCAGACGCAATGTACTGCGACACGCGGCCAAAGTGGAGCACCGAGTAGTTGACAAACGTTGTCAGGCCAGTGAGGCATTGCTGAGATTGTCAGTAGGTgtgagccagccagc encodes the following:
- the liz1_1 gene encoding Pantothenate transporter liz1; this translates as MATDSKHLTLHDEKMGDSTEKVVPAPTAPSAIEYTRWQKFVSAVWDPDYYLKSEAERRLVRKLDTYMLTALCFGWLMKYIDQTNLTNAYVSGMKEDLKMFGNEYTRLLTIYNAVYCVLQIPSNLIVMKVRPSWWLAGCEIGWTAFTFAQAAATSTTQVYVFRFFVAFFEAAFQPVCYFLMGSWYLKSELGKRMAVWYCFMPLGQAMSGYLQTAVYKGLNGAHGMQGWRWLYIVCGAMTIPAVILVFILVPEFPSNANAWYLTDEEIAIARERSARNGTKPILNDLKWGQFASMFKHWRIYFLPLGYIFYGFSVQSYNYFGIYLKAENFSVSMRNIIPSCSWVASIPVQLLIGYLSDRLGTRFWVIAVILSCQVIPNAILTAWPPSAGLKIFAFFANPLFFATSLYYTWLNEICGASAEERGVVVGMTNTAFYAFNTWLPNLVFLQSDQPSFRKGYPTLLGSLLCALATVVCIHLLYKRQQRQEAGETGSDIERAPEQKHAIALDPAVVRVFVTNLLSENSSQLEHIGSLRDQIATQREQIEWLESRLNSVLRDGGTAVANGGDISVHDVPMASGGATSAPAEVPAAGLPVTDSPSPAERLVRQIITANTGINLHTNILQQLGTVAAVESDPDGHASHTPSSTAWPPKQLAERLVNLYFDYTICFYPIHERSEVLRDLHDIYAMTAPDVPGPSSFKSPDYRVYRLAMMLAAGCTLQETQRRIPRTDASASLCSNASSGS
- the STB5_1 gene encoding Protein STB5; the protein is MERIPSPPARVSSSSSASASVEGTPAATSAPKRARRRAHPTGVPRLSMRIGGNPTVACQRCYHRKKKCDHERPECGACHRSGVECVYDIPVTDSSHPTFVANLLSTNAVQRETIDSQSDEIKSQHERIAALEARLRDLEVGSSTSRSATPPMSNAATFAERAVRKILINETETGFSFTYAIGRHLGVPEANPSTAETKEPEAPAPSKITAYPPKELAEQFVNLFFDYTISFYPIHDRQEIQDDIDDIYSGDQPPTPETMMAPDYRVYRLFLMLAGGCTLFESRHGCGVTDTSESLCNYAMEHFPAVFRGDDLQCLTGLTTFVNYSVLHFGRVSQYIASGVASRFALEIGLHKEEPGSYTTPEQQQRRRRLFWSVYNLDRLVSAALNQPATIPEQLISTPLPTHIHTSTPLLGYLSPVDYFAVVVAGRRVAGILADAVYITPLGDAHETQQRIHVLVDNWYASVPRDDTGAVLPFFELCYHALQVNIYRPSPLSPATEASRMPILRHHAYAGVKLQTSLTGKGIDAANTLQFLCLINVAATLIYTILEADGDLRNFDNVVWRNEALTQVAEVEGFVSKYCEHSPGGARFKAAFSSCANQARAKLVVSSSPGNVPWTAQPSAGGNVNAHGGQHHASASAGAECNDPLCCAMSKANGTGPCDGCGQGHNQAAFTASAFDPGPQPYFRPSPTTDAPAAQSTTLPRELWEAWAAPALIGEQNLALAVAGIGMDELFANVGLDLYGPVTGAPLS